A DNA window from Ornithinimicrobium humiphilum contains the following coding sequences:
- a CDS encoding peptidylprolyl isomerase, with amino-acid sequence MRRSLLLPRLALTSAVAAVALAGCSGEAMFPGAEDDGQETAAGETGAAQPAGPVECSEPPAPPSDPMAFHPDDLPRPKSGDPETLTATVQTNCGDIVIELAAADAPQTVASFEFLAKEGYWEDSACHRLTTSGIYVLQCGDPTGTGAGGPGYTYGIENAPADGYYPPGTLAMARTMDPNSNGGQFFIVYEDTQLPTDGGGYSIFGTVVEGMEVVEKVAEAGVEGGASDGAPAQPISILSVEITQ; translated from the coding sequence ATGCGCCGTTCTCTGCTGCTGCCCCGCCTCGCCCTGACCAGCGCCGTCGCGGCCGTCGCCCTGGCCGGGTGCTCCGGCGAGGCGATGTTCCCCGGCGCCGAGGACGACGGGCAGGAGACCGCTGCCGGCGAGACCGGCGCGGCCCAGCCCGCCGGTCCGGTGGAGTGCAGCGAGCCGCCGGCCCCGCCGTCGGACCCCATGGCCTTCCACCCCGATGACCTGCCGCGCCCCAAGAGCGGCGACCCTGAGACGCTCACCGCCACGGTGCAGACCAACTGCGGCGACATCGTCATCGAGCTGGCCGCCGCGGACGCCCCGCAGACCGTCGCCTCCTTCGAGTTCCTCGCCAAGGAGGGCTACTGGGAGGACAGCGCCTGCCACCGCCTGACGACCTCGGGCATCTACGTCCTGCAGTGCGGCGACCCCACAGGCACCGGCGCGGGTGGGCCCGGCTACACGTATGGAATCGAGAACGCCCCGGCCGACGGCTACTACCCGCCCGGGACCCTCGCCATGGCCCGCACCATGGACCCCAACAGCAACGGCGGCCAGTTCTTCATCGTCTACGAGGACACCCAGCTGCCGACCGACGGCGGCGGCTACAGCATCTTCGGCACGGTCGTCGAGGGCATGGAGGTCGTCGAGAAGGTCGCCGAGGCCGGTGTCGAGGGCGGGGCCTCCGACGGCGCCCCCGCCCAGCCGATCAGCATCCTGTCGGTCGAGATCACGCAGTAG
- a CDS encoding response regulator → MSVRILVVDDHPVVRDGVAATLSAVDDFEVVGQAASGPEAVERTVALDPDVVVLDLRMPGGGGVDAVREMRRRGLRASVLVLTTYDTDSDTVAAIEAGATGYLLKDAPTATLVSAVRSTAAGETVLSPTVATRLASHVRDPGRRPALSAREREVLVLVARGMTNKQIARELFVSEATVKTHLGHVFDKLGVTDRAAAVATAYETGILG, encoded by the coding sequence GTGAGCGTCCGCATCCTCGTCGTCGACGACCACCCCGTGGTGCGCGACGGCGTCGCGGCCACCCTGTCGGCCGTCGACGACTTCGAGGTCGTCGGCCAGGCCGCGAGCGGGCCAGAGGCCGTCGAGCGGACCGTCGCGCTGGACCCCGACGTCGTCGTCCTCGACCTGCGGATGCCGGGCGGCGGGGGTGTCGACGCCGTGCGCGAGATGCGCCGCCGGGGCCTGCGCGCCTCGGTGCTGGTGCTCACGACCTACGACACCGACTCCGACACCGTGGCCGCGATCGAGGCGGGAGCCACGGGCTACCTCCTCAAGGACGCCCCGACCGCCACACTGGTGTCGGCCGTGCGCTCCACCGCGGCCGGCGAGACGGTGCTCTCCCCCACCGTGGCGACCCGCCTCGCCTCGCACGTCCGCGATCCCGGGCGCCGGCCGGCGCTCAGCGCGCGGGAGCGCGAGGTGCTGGTGCTCGTGGCCCGGGGGATGACCAACAAGCAGATCGCCAGGGAGCTCTTCGTCAGCGAGGCGACCGTCAAGACGCACCTCGGTCACGTCTTCGACAAGCTCGGCGTCACCGACCGCGCCGCGGCCGTGGCCACCGCTTACGAGACGGGGATCCTCGGGTAG
- a CDS encoding sensor histidine kinase encodes MTSTTGSPDRHRRAWERWNPYVPFAMLAVATVVALPTGSIFGTGTPRWLLVQAVLVAVTALWSWWWTMRRPEWRADRRRMAVHVVGRTALAFVLTWINPFFALFAWVGFLDVGDAFTGWPRRAVLLVVAATVAGSQSGGLPPSGAAQTLVLAVLVVLHVGLFTFFGNVQQELDRRSADQAAAITELERLNADLERALAENARLHETVVEQARRAGVQEERQRLAREIHDTIAQSLAGVLAQLRAAQVEPDPRARLDRAADLAQEALAEARRSVMDLSPAPLTGSADLAEAVTRLVHRWDEEHRAAAEVHVTGDLRPLHPEVEATVLRVTQEALSNVAKHASATRVGVTLALDDEEVLLDVRDDGVGFDLDAERAPTSFGLRGMRQRAERLAGALEVETQPGQGTAVSLRLPALAREVAA; translated from the coding sequence GTGACCAGCACGACCGGCAGCCCGGACCGCCACCGGCGCGCCTGGGAGCGGTGGAACCCCTACGTGCCGTTCGCCATGCTCGCCGTGGCGACCGTCGTCGCGCTGCCCACCGGCTCGATCTTCGGCACCGGGACGCCCCGATGGCTGCTGGTCCAGGCCGTCCTGGTGGCGGTCACGGCGCTCTGGTCCTGGTGGTGGACGATGCGGCGGCCGGAGTGGCGCGCCGATCGCCGCCGCATGGCCGTGCACGTCGTCGGGCGCACGGCCCTGGCCTTCGTGCTGACCTGGATCAACCCCTTCTTCGCGCTCTTCGCGTGGGTCGGATTCCTCGACGTCGGTGACGCCTTCACCGGCTGGCCCCGCCGGGCCGTCCTCCTCGTCGTCGCGGCGACGGTGGCCGGCTCGCAGTCGGGCGGCCTCCCACCCTCCGGCGCCGCCCAGACGCTCGTCCTCGCGGTCCTCGTCGTGCTGCACGTCGGCCTGTTCACCTTCTTCGGCAACGTGCAGCAGGAGCTCGACCGGCGTTCGGCCGACCAGGCGGCGGCCATCACCGAGCTCGAGCGTCTCAACGCCGACCTGGAGCGGGCTCTTGCGGAGAACGCGCGGCTCCACGAGACCGTCGTCGAGCAGGCTCGGCGCGCCGGGGTGCAGGAGGAGCGGCAGCGCCTGGCCCGCGAGATCCACGACACGATCGCCCAGTCCCTCGCGGGCGTCCTCGCCCAGCTCCGCGCGGCGCAGGTGGAGCCCGACCCCCGGGCGCGGCTCGACCGGGCCGCCGACCTGGCGCAGGAGGCCCTCGCCGAGGCCCGCCGCTCGGTGATGGACCTCTCCCCCGCCCCGCTCACCGGCTCCGCCGACCTCGCCGAGGCGGTCACCCGGCTGGTGCACCGCTGGGACGAGGAGCACCGGGCCGCGGCCGAGGTGCACGTCACCGGCGACCTGCGACCGCTGCACCCCGAGGTGGAGGCGACCGTGCTGCGCGTCACGCAGGAGGCGCTCTCCAACGTCGCCAAGCACGCCTCCGCCACGCGGGTCGGCGTGACGCTCGCCCTCGACGACGAGGAGGTCCTCCTCGACGTCCGTGACGACGGGGTCGGATTCGACCTCGACGCCGAGCGGGCACCCACCTCCTTCGGTCTGAGAGGTATGCGGCAGCGCGCCGAGCGCCTCGCCGGCGCCCTCGAGGTCGAGACCCAGCCGGGGCAGGGCACCGCCGTCTCGCTGCGGCTGCCCGCGCTCGCCCGGGAGGTCGCCGCGTGA
- a CDS encoding ABC transporter permease — protein sequence MTLSTTTTTATPKPARRAAPTAAVLRTEARLFGRELGSLFWILLFPVALLCILGAVPSFREPSADLGGLRVIDLYVPTMIVMSMIMAAIMSMPALIWAYREAGVLRRLRTTPVRPPSLLGAQVLLHGAAVTASSVLVLLVGRLVFDVPLPQALAAYAGAYLLGLLAAFSLGAVATAVAPNARAGTVLASILFFGSMFTAGVWFPVEGMGGALRTVVDLTPMGASVQAMTAALVGDLPQLRDVLVVLVWTVLTGAVSVRTFRWE from the coding sequence ATGACCCTCTCGACCACCACGACCACCGCCACCCCGAAGCCCGCCCGTCGCGCCGCGCCGACGGCCGCCGTGCTGCGCACCGAGGCCCGCCTGTTCGGGCGCGAGCTGGGCTCGCTCTTCTGGATCCTGCTCTTCCCCGTCGCCCTGCTGTGCATCCTGGGCGCGGTCCCGTCCTTCCGCGAGCCGTCGGCCGACCTGGGCGGGCTGCGGGTCATCGACCTCTACGTGCCGACGATGATCGTCATGTCGATGATCATGGCGGCGATCATGTCGATGCCCGCGCTGATCTGGGCCTACCGGGAGGCCGGCGTGCTGCGCCGCCTGCGCACCACCCCGGTGCGCCCGCCCAGCCTGCTCGGGGCGCAGGTGCTGCTGCACGGCGCCGCGGTCACGGCCTCCTCGGTCCTGGTCCTGCTCGTGGGGCGTCTCGTCTTCGACGTGCCCTTGCCACAGGCGCTGGCCGCCTACGCTGGCGCCTACCTGCTCGGGCTGCTCGCGGCCTTTTCGCTCGGCGCGGTCGCGACGGCCGTCGCGCCCAACGCGCGGGCCGGCACCGTGCTGGCGAGCATCCTCTTCTTCGGCTCGATGTTCACCGCCGGCGTCTGGTTCCCCGTCGAGGGGATGGGTGGCGCGCTGCGCACCGTGGTCGACCTGACGCCGATGGGTGCCTCGGTCCAGGCCATGACCGCGGCGCTGGTCGGCGACCTGCCGCAGCTGCGGGACGTGCTCGTCGTGCTGGTGTGGACGGTCCTCACCGGCGCGGTGTCCGTGCGCACCTTCCGCTGGGAGTGA
- a CDS encoding ABC transporter ATP-binding protein — protein MERNAAVTVEHLRMTYGTTVAVDDVSLTVAEGEVFGILGPNGAGKTTTVESIAGLRVPDSGTIRVHGLDPVREHDALTRVLGVQLQESRLQPKITVREALVLWSAFYDDPEPWPELAARLGLDTMLDSQFRNLSGGQQQRLSIALALVGRPRVAILDELTTGLDPRARREVWDLVRDVRDRGVTVLLVTHSMEEAQSLCDRIAIISEGRVRALDTPDGLIRAATSATVISFTPGAPVDLQALRELPGVADVRSTSGRVTVEGAEDSVLDVLAALSAQGVTPASLRVVDGSLDTAYLDLTSATAHLAEELA, from the coding sequence ATGGAACGGAACGCAGCAGTCACGGTGGAGCACCTGCGCATGACCTACGGCACGACGGTGGCCGTGGACGACGTGAGCCTGACCGTCGCCGAGGGCGAGGTCTTCGGGATCCTCGGCCCCAACGGTGCCGGCAAGACCACGACGGTCGAGTCGATCGCCGGGCTGCGCGTCCCCGACTCCGGGACGATCCGGGTCCACGGTCTGGACCCCGTCCGCGAGCACGACGCGCTGACCCGTGTCCTGGGCGTGCAGCTGCAGGAGAGCCGTCTCCAGCCCAAGATCACCGTCCGTGAGGCGCTGGTGCTGTGGTCGGCCTTCTACGACGACCCCGAGCCCTGGCCCGAGCTCGCGGCCCGGCTGGGGCTCGACACGATGCTCGACTCGCAGTTCCGCAACCTCAGCGGCGGTCAGCAGCAGCGGCTCTCGATCGCCCTGGCCCTCGTCGGCCGGCCCCGGGTCGCGATCCTCGACGAGCTGACCACGGGTCTGGACCCCCGCGCCCGGCGCGAGGTCTGGGACCTGGTCCGCGACGTCCGCGACCGCGGCGTGACCGTCCTCCTCGTCACGCACTCCATGGAGGAGGCGCAGTCGCTCTGCGACCGCATCGCCATCATCAGCGAGGGCCGCGTCCGGGCGCTCGACACCCCGGACGGGCTCATCCGGGCCGCCACCTCCGCGACCGTCATCTCCTTCACCCCCGGCGCGCCCGTCGACCTGCAGGCGCTGCGCGAGCTGCCGGGCGTCGCCGACGTCCGCTCCACGTCCGGGCGGGTCACCGTCGAGGGCGCCGAGGACAGCGTCCTGGACGTGCTCGCGGCGCTCTCCGCCCAGGGGGTGACCCCCGCCTCCCTGCGGGTCGTCGACGGCAGCCTCGACACCGCATACCTCGACCTGACCTCCGCAACAGCCCACCTCGCCGAGGAGCTGGCATGA
- a CDS encoding YerC/YecD family TrpR-related protein has protein sequence MKRRSTVDRAALARLCTVLAGLDDADSVQTFLEDLCTPAELEALSDRWGVVPLLAAGLSYRQIHERTGVSVTTIGRVARHLEGGAGGYRAALQVASAAGGEPEHLVR, from the coding sequence GTGAAGCGTCGCAGCACCGTCGACCGCGCCGCCCTGGCCCGGCTCTGCACGGTCCTGGCGGGCCTCGACGACGCGGACTCCGTGCAGACCTTCCTCGAGGACCTCTGCACGCCGGCCGAGCTGGAGGCCCTCTCCGACCGCTGGGGCGTGGTCCCGCTGCTGGCCGCGGGGCTCTCCTACCGCCAGATCCACGAGCGCACCGGCGTCAGCGTGACGACCATCGGCCGCGTCGCCCGCCACCTCGAGGGCGGCGCCGGGGGCTACCGCGCCGCGCTGCAGGTGGCCTCGGCCGCGGGCGGGGAGCCCGAGCATCTGGTGCGCTGA
- the hisG gene encoding ATP phosphoribosyltransferase, translating to MTPPVQPRERLRVAIQKSGRLGEPARELLASCGLTWRESRDKLFLYGESLPVDILLVRDDDIPGLIADGVCDLGIVGRNVLVEHGLEREAQGRPADLNEWRQLGWGTCRLDIAIPESEEWTGPQQLEGLRIATSYPQTLGRWLRDNGVDAEPVVLNGSVEIAPRLGQADVVCDLVSTGGTLRANQLRPVTTILHSEAVIAGPRATLDDGRQEIADLLVRRLDGALQLKESRLLMLRVSRDGLTDLLPLLPEGHEPTVMRVDDRDEVSVQVLVHGSVSWSKLEQLKHAGAHNLMVLPVEGMLA from the coding sequence ATGACCCCGCCCGTCCAGCCGCGCGAACGCCTCCGTGTGGCGATCCAGAAGTCCGGCCGCCTCGGCGAGCCCGCCCGCGAGCTCCTCGCCTCGTGCGGGCTGACCTGGCGCGAGAGCCGCGACAAGCTCTTCCTCTACGGCGAGTCGCTGCCCGTCGACATCCTCCTGGTCCGCGACGACGACATCCCCGGCCTCATCGCCGACGGGGTCTGCGACCTCGGCATCGTCGGGCGCAACGTGCTCGTCGAGCACGGTCTGGAGCGCGAGGCGCAGGGTCGCCCGGCCGACCTCAACGAGTGGCGCCAGCTGGGCTGGGGCACCTGCCGCCTCGACATCGCCATCCCGGAGTCCGAGGAGTGGACCGGCCCGCAGCAGCTGGAGGGGCTGCGCATCGCCACGTCCTACCCGCAGACCCTGGGCCGCTGGCTGCGCGACAACGGTGTGGACGCCGAGCCCGTGGTCCTCAACGGCTCCGTCGAGATCGCCCCGCGCCTGGGCCAGGCCGACGTCGTGTGCGATCTCGTCTCCACCGGCGGCACGCTGCGCGCCAACCAGCTCCGCCCCGTCACCACGATCCTGCACTCCGAGGCCGTGATCGCCGGCCCGCGCGCCACCCTCGACGACGGCCGCCAGGAGATCGCCGACCTGCTCGTCCGCCGCCTCGATGGCGCCCTGCAGCTCAAGGAGTCGCGCCTGCTCATGCTCCGCGTCTCCCGTGACGGCCTGACCGACCTGCTGCCGCTGCTGCCCGAGGGCCACGAGCCGACCGTGATGCGTGTCGACGACCGTGACGAGGTGTCCGTGCAGGTGCTCGTGCACGGCTCCGTGTCCTGGTCCAAGCTGGAGCAGCTCAAGCACGCGGGTGCGCACAACCTCATGGTCCTGCCCGTCGAGGGGATGCTGGCATGA